From a region of the Corallococcus coralloides DSM 2259 genome:
- a CDS encoding polyketide synthase gives MDAAHMQTVVARFTAQASRTPDTEAVRFEGVGLTYAALDRRSNQLAHHLRGLGVTTDVLVGVCLERSVEMVVAVLAVLKAGGAYLPLDPAYPAPRLAFMLEDAKAPVLLTQAKLRAGLPAFAGPVLCLDESPALFAPEAPASPVDASSLEGLAYAIYTSGSTGTPKGVAMGHRPLANLIAWQLGQSIAGPGTRTLQFSPLSFDVSFQELFGTWCSGGTLVLVRDELRLDAVLLLQLLADERVERLFLPFIALQNVAEIATSHQKVPPALREVVTAGEQLQVTHHLRAFFAALPGCALHNHYGPSETHVVSSYVLRGSPDTWPALPPIGKAVDGCELLVLDEQKKPVPQGESGELFLAGVCLAKGYLHREALTAERFVPHPLKPGTGERAYKTGDLARVLPDGNVEFLGRIDGQVKVRGYRIELGEIEVALGSHPAVKQVAVVAREDVPGDKRLVAYVVPDGTLEHAAGALRRHLSTRVPDYMVPSAFVVMDALPRTPSGKIDRRSLPAPLPTRPELQQAFVAPRSPLERTIADAWAQLLRIDRVGVHDSFFELGGNSLLALQCVARLRQAHGLEIPIVQLFQSPTVAQLAAVLTGDASRPSLKQLAEARQAKRRQAAGGAEPVAIIGMAGRFPGAPDIETFWKNLVGGVESVATFTREEVDPSVPAAERDAPEYVRARGILDGVELFDAAFFGIMPKEAQVMDPQQRLFLETAWEALESAGCVPETYPGLIGVFAGTHNNSYGPLHVLPRQDIVGRVGAFQAMVANEKDYVATRVAHKLDLRGPALSLNTACSTSLVAVAQAFWALQTHQCDVALAGGASVTVPQKSGHLYQEGGMLSQDGHCRPFDANATGTLFSDGLGAVVLKRLSDAQADGDVIHAVLRGVGINNDGAAKVSFAAPGVEGQATAIATAHANAGIDPRTIRYVEAHGTATPLGDPIEVEALSQAFRAHTSDTGFCAIGSVKSNFGHLTAAAGVAGLLKTVLSLKHRELPPTLHFQTPNPKIDFPRSPFFVQAKRSAWPEGTGPLRAGVSSFGVGGTNAHVVVEEAPERPASGPSKPRQLLTLSAKTPAAVTQAALRLAAHLQAHPEDSLADVAHTLATGRKAFPFRRAVVAGTHEEAVRALTAAEPEASGLESTPPVAFLFPGQGSQHPDMAHGLYRHAPAFRATVDACAEVLKPLLGRDLREVLFPKDPESPEAAEALRQTSFAQAALFTVEYALAQLWWSWGVRPGALVGHSVGEFVAACLAGVFTLEDALHLVAKRGQLMQAQAPGSMLSVRLSAEAVAPKLTDGLAIASDNGPRLCVVSGPTEAVQRLQAALEAEGTACRMLQTSHAFHSPMMDAAVAPFLETVKGVRLSEPRIPIVSTATGTWLKASEATSPEYWARHLRDTVRFSPALRTLWDKGDHLMLEVGPRVTLATLARQQATADQRSRVFASLGESTGDASDWTALLTAAGQLWRRGVALDWRAFHADEQRQRVTLPTYPFQRQRHWIDLERASVPAPTLSTGVALSPAPVPRAERLVPTLRNLFEELSGLELADADPGASFLELGLDSLVLTQAALAVQKQFGVKVTFRQLLEEVPSLGQLAAFLDGRMPPEAAPAPVAAAPTAQLTANILGQPQVAPSAGAAFPAQAAPAGSTFPAQAAPAQFAAAGAAFQAQAMAAPAGSLQAVVAQQLWLMTQQLALLSGQPAQAVAPQAFAPAPTAQPQPAQAPIAQAQAEQASAAQPQAAQPAPAAATDEADLKGPVKYDVKKAFGAIARISLAPKDALTPRQQTFLEDFTRRYNAKTQGSKRYAQDNRSQLSDPRVVTGFRPLLKELIYPLAVNRSKGSKLWDMDGNEYLDALNGFGSVMFGHAPDFITQAVHQQVNDGYELGPMHPLAGEVAKLVCEFTGADRAALCNTGSEAVMGAMRIARTVTGRSTIAIFSGSYHGIFDEVLVRGTKSLRTVPAAPGIMAGAVQDVLVLDYGTPESLEILRARADSLAAIMVEPVQSRRPDFQPREFLHQLRDLTQKSGSVYIFDEVITGFRMHPGGAQALFGVQADVATYGKVVGGGMPIGVIAGKRPFMDALDGGHWQFGDDSVPTVGVTYFAGTFVRHPLALAAAKAALEHMKAAGPELQRSVSAKADTLATTLNAFFDEVGAPLRIKHFGSLWKTFVTSDVANADLLFCLLRDKGIHIWDGFPCFFTTAHSDADLQRLITAFQDSVTELQDAGFLPGTARAQQQVPAAFDSNQPPVPGARLGRDPQGNPAWFVPHPTVPGKFVKLSETR, from the coding sequence GTGGACGCAGCGCACATGCAGACAGTGGTGGCTCGTTTCACCGCGCAAGCGTCCCGGACGCCCGACACCGAGGCGGTCCGGTTCGAGGGAGTGGGGCTGACGTACGCGGCGCTGGACCGCCGCTCCAACCAGCTCGCGCACCACCTGCGGGGCCTGGGCGTCACCACGGACGTGCTCGTGGGCGTGTGCCTGGAGCGCTCGGTGGAGATGGTGGTGGCGGTGCTGGCCGTGCTGAAGGCTGGCGGCGCGTATCTGCCATTGGACCCGGCCTATCCCGCGCCACGTCTGGCTTTCATGTTGGAGGACGCGAAGGCGCCGGTGCTGCTCACCCAGGCGAAGCTGCGCGCGGGACTGCCGGCCTTCGCGGGCCCGGTGCTGTGCCTGGATGAGTCCCCTGCCCTCTTCGCTCCGGAGGCCCCGGCCTCGCCGGTGGACGCGTCCAGCCTGGAGGGGCTGGCGTACGCCATCTACACGTCCGGCTCCACGGGCACGCCCAAGGGCGTGGCCATGGGACACCGGCCGCTCGCCAACCTCATCGCGTGGCAGCTGGGCCAGTCCATCGCGGGGCCGGGCACGCGCACGCTCCAGTTCTCCCCGCTGTCCTTCGACGTGTCGTTCCAGGAGCTGTTCGGCACCTGGTGCTCCGGAGGAACGCTGGTGCTGGTGCGGGACGAGTTGCGGCTGGATGCCGTGCTGCTGTTGCAGCTTCTGGCGGACGAGCGCGTGGAGCGGCTGTTCCTGCCCTTCATCGCGCTGCAGAACGTGGCGGAGATCGCCACCTCGCACCAGAAGGTACCGCCCGCCCTGCGCGAGGTCGTCACCGCGGGCGAGCAACTCCAGGTGACGCACCACCTGCGCGCGTTCTTCGCCGCGCTGCCGGGCTGCGCGCTGCACAACCACTACGGCCCGTCGGAGACGCACGTCGTCTCCAGCTACGTGCTCCGGGGCTCGCCCGACACGTGGCCCGCGCTGCCGCCCATTGGCAAGGCGGTGGATGGCTGCGAGTTGCTGGTGCTGGACGAGCAGAAGAAGCCCGTGCCGCAGGGCGAGTCCGGCGAGCTGTTCCTCGCGGGCGTGTGCCTGGCGAAGGGCTACCTGCACCGCGAGGCGCTGACAGCGGAGCGCTTCGTGCCGCACCCGCTCAAGCCCGGTACTGGCGAGCGCGCGTACAAGACGGGCGACCTGGCGCGTGTGCTGCCGGACGGCAACGTGGAGTTCCTGGGCCGCATCGACGGCCAGGTGAAGGTGCGCGGCTACCGCATCGAGCTGGGCGAGATTGAAGTCGCGCTGGGCAGTCACCCCGCGGTGAAGCAGGTGGCGGTGGTGGCGCGCGAGGATGTCCCCGGCGACAAGCGGCTGGTCGCCTACGTCGTCCCGGACGGCACGCTGGAGCACGCGGCCGGGGCGCTGCGGCGACACCTGTCCACGCGGGTGCCGGACTACATGGTGCCCTCCGCGTTCGTGGTGATGGACGCGCTGCCGCGCACGCCCAGCGGGAAGATTGATCGCCGCAGCCTGCCCGCCCCGCTGCCCACGCGGCCGGAGCTGCAGCAGGCGTTCGTCGCGCCGCGCTCGCCGCTGGAGCGCACGATCGCGGACGCGTGGGCGCAGCTGCTCCGCATCGACCGGGTGGGCGTGCACGACAGCTTCTTCGAGCTGGGCGGCAACTCGCTGCTCGCGCTCCAGTGCGTGGCGCGGCTGCGTCAGGCGCACGGGCTGGAGATCCCCATCGTCCAGCTGTTCCAGTCCCCCACCGTGGCGCAGCTGGCGGCGGTGCTGACAGGGGATGCGTCGCGTCCGTCGCTCAAGCAGCTGGCGGAGGCGCGGCAGGCGAAGCGGCGGCAGGCGGCGGGCGGCGCGGAGCCGGTGGCCATCATCGGCATGGCGGGCCGCTTCCCGGGCGCGCCGGACATCGAGACGTTCTGGAAGAACCTGGTGGGCGGCGTGGAGTCCGTCGCCACCTTCACGCGCGAGGAGGTGGACCCGTCCGTGCCCGCCGCCGAGCGCGACGCCCCCGAGTACGTGCGGGCGCGCGGCATCCTGGACGGCGTGGAGCTGTTCGACGCGGCCTTCTTCGGCATCATGCCGAAGGAAGCGCAGGTGATGGATCCGCAGCAGCGCCTGTTCCTGGAGACGGCGTGGGAGGCGCTGGAGTCCGCTGGCTGCGTGCCGGAGACGTACCCCGGCCTCATTGGCGTCTTCGCGGGCACGCACAACAACAGCTACGGGCCGCTGCACGTGCTGCCCCGGCAGGACATCGTGGGCCGGGTGGGCGCCTTCCAGGCGATGGTCGCCAACGAGAAGGACTACGTGGCCACCCGCGTCGCGCACAAGCTGGACCTGCGCGGGCCCGCGCTGTCGCTCAACACCGCGTGCTCCACGTCGCTGGTCGCGGTGGCGCAGGCCTTCTGGGCGCTCCAGACGCACCAGTGTGACGTGGCGCTGGCGGGCGGCGCGTCCGTGACGGTGCCGCAGAAGTCCGGCCACCTGTACCAGGAGGGCGGCATGCTCTCCCAGGACGGGCACTGCCGCCCCTTCGACGCGAACGCCACCGGAACCCTCTTCAGCGACGGCCTGGGCGCGGTGGTGCTCAAGCGCCTGTCGGACGCGCAGGCGGACGGCGACGTCATCCACGCGGTGCTGCGCGGCGTGGGCATCAACAACGACGGCGCGGCCAAGGTGAGCTTCGCGGCGCCGGGCGTGGAGGGCCAGGCCACCGCCATCGCGACGGCGCACGCGAACGCGGGCATCGACCCGCGCACCATCCGCTACGTGGAGGCGCACGGCACGGCGACGCCGCTGGGCGACCCCATCGAAGTGGAGGCGCTGTCGCAGGCGTTCCGCGCGCACACGTCCGACACGGGCTTCTGCGCCATCGGCTCGGTGAAGAGCAACTTCGGCCACCTCACCGCCGCGGCGGGCGTGGCGGGCCTCTTGAAGACGGTGCTCTCCCTGAAGCACCGCGAGCTGCCGCCGACGCTGCACTTCCAGACGCCCAACCCGAAGATCGACTTCCCGCGCAGCCCCTTCTTCGTGCAGGCGAAGCGCTCCGCGTGGCCGGAGGGCACGGGCCCCCTGCGCGCGGGGGTGAGCTCGTTCGGCGTGGGAGGCACCAACGCGCACGTCGTGGTGGAGGAGGCCCCGGAGCGTCCGGCCTCCGGTCCGTCGAAGCCGCGCCAGCTCCTCACGCTGTCGGCGAAGACGCCCGCGGCCGTGACGCAGGCGGCGCTGCGGCTGGCCGCGCACCTCCAGGCGCATCCGGAGGACTCGCTCGCGGACGTGGCGCACACGCTGGCCACGGGTCGCAAGGCGTTCCCGTTCCGCCGCGCCGTGGTGGCGGGCACCCATGAGGAAGCGGTGCGGGCGCTGACGGCCGCGGAGCCGGAGGCTTCCGGGCTGGAGTCGACGCCGCCGGTCGCGTTCCTCTTCCCGGGTCAGGGCTCGCAGCACCCGGACATGGCGCACGGGCTGTACCGCCATGCGCCGGCCTTCCGCGCCACGGTGGATGCGTGCGCGGAGGTGCTCAAGCCGCTGCTCGGGCGCGACCTGCGCGAGGTGCTCTTCCCCAAGGACCCGGAGTCCCCCGAGGCCGCGGAGGCGCTGCGCCAGACGTCGTTCGCGCAGGCGGCCCTCTTCACGGTGGAGTACGCGCTCGCGCAGCTCTGGTGGAGCTGGGGCGTTCGGCCAGGCGCGCTCGTGGGCCACAGCGTGGGCGAGTTCGTCGCCGCGTGCCTCGCGGGCGTCTTCACGCTGGAGGACGCGCTGCACCTGGTGGCGAAGCGCGGCCAGCTGATGCAGGCGCAGGCGCCGGGCAGCATGCTGTCGGTGCGCCTGTCCGCGGAGGCGGTGGCGCCCAAGCTGACGGACGGACTGGCCATCGCGTCGGACAACGGGCCGCGCCTGTGCGTGGTGTCCGGGCCCACGGAGGCCGTGCAGCGGCTTCAGGCCGCGCTGGAGGCGGAGGGCACCGCGTGCCGGATGCTCCAGACATCGCACGCGTTCCACTCGCCGATGATGGACGCCGCGGTGGCGCCCTTCCTGGAGACGGTGAAGGGCGTGCGCCTGTCCGAGCCGCGCATCCCCATTGTGTCCACCGCGACGGGCACGTGGCTGAAGGCCTCCGAGGCGACGTCCCCTGAGTACTGGGCGCGGCACCTGCGCGACACGGTCCGCTTCTCCCCCGCGCTGCGCACGCTCTGGGACAAGGGCGACCACCTGATGCTGGAGGTGGGCCCGCGCGTGACGCTCGCCACGCTGGCGCGGCAGCAGGCCACGGCCGACCAGCGCTCGCGGGTGTTTGCCTCCCTGGGCGAGTCCACCGGCGATGCCTCGGACTGGACCGCCCTTCTGACTGCCGCGGGCCAGCTCTGGCGCCGGGGCGTGGCCCTGGATTGGCGGGCCTTCCACGCCGACGAGCAGCGCCAGCGCGTCACCCTTCCCACGTATCCCTTCCAGCGGCAGCGCCACTGGATCGACCTCGAGCGGGCGTCCGTGCCCGCCCCCACCCTCTCCACCGGAGTCGCCTTGAGTCCCGCCCCTGTTCCCCGTGCCGAGCGTCTCGTCCCCACCCTGCGCAACCTGTTCGAGGAGCTGAGCGGCCTCGAGCTGGCCGACGCGGATCCGGGCGCGAGCTTCCTGGAGCTGGGGCTCGACTCGCTGGTGCTCACGCAGGCGGCGCTCGCGGTGCAGAAGCAGTTCGGCGTGAAGGTGACGTTCCGGCAGCTTTTGGAAGAGGTCCCGTCGCTGGGACAGCTCGCCGCGTTCCTCGACGGCCGCATGCCCCCTGAGGCCGCGCCCGCGCCGGTGGCCGCCGCGCCGACCGCGCAGCTCACCGCGAACATCCTCGGACAGCCGCAGGTCGCCCCGTCCGCGGGTGCCGCGTTCCCTGCCCAGGCCGCTCCTGCTGGCAGCACCTTCCCCGCGCAGGCCGCGCCCGCGCAGTTCGCCGCCGCCGGTGCCGCGTTCCAGGCCCAGGCGATGGCCGCGCCCGCCGGGAGCCTCCAGGCGGTCGTCGCGCAGCAGCTCTGGCTGATGACGCAGCAGCTCGCGCTGCTCTCCGGTCAGCCCGCGCAGGCCGTGGCCCCGCAGGCCTTCGCTCCGGCTCCCACCGCGCAGCCGCAGCCCGCGCAGGCGCCCATCGCGCAGGCCCAGGCCGAGCAGGCTTCCGCCGCGCAGCCGCAGGCCGCCCAGCCGGCTCCGGCTGCCGCGACGGATGAGGCCGACCTCAAGGGCCCGGTGAAGTACGACGTGAAGAAGGCCTTCGGCGCCATCGCGCGCATCAGCCTGGCGCCGAAGGACGCGCTCACGCCCCGCCAGCAGACGTTCCTGGAGGACTTCACCCGCCGCTACAACGCGAAGACGCAGGGCTCCAAGCGCTACGCCCAGGACAACCGGAGCCAGCTGTCGGATCCGCGCGTGGTGACGGGCTTCCGCCCGCTGCTCAAGGAGCTCATCTACCCGCTCGCGGTGAACCGCTCCAAGGGCTCCAAGCTCTGGGACATGGACGGCAACGAGTACCTGGACGCGCTCAACGGCTTCGGGTCCGTGATGTTCGGCCACGCGCCGGACTTCATCACCCAGGCCGTGCACCAGCAGGTGAACGACGGCTACGAGCTGGGGCCCATGCACCCCTTGGCCGGCGAGGTCGCCAAGCTCGTCTGTGAGTTCACCGGCGCGGACCGCGCGGCGCTCTGTAACACCGGCTCCGAGGCGGTGATGGGCGCGATGCGCATCGCCCGCACCGTCACCGGCCGCAGCACCATCGCCATCTTCAGCGGCAGCTACCACGGCATCTTCGACGAGGTGCTGGTGCGCGGCACCAAGAGCCTGCGCACCGTGCCGGCCGCCCCGGGCATCATGGCGGGCGCGGTGCAGGACGTGCTGGTGCTGGACTACGGCACGCCGGAGTCGCTCGAAATCCTGCGCGCCCGCGCGGACTCGCTGGCCGCCATCATGGTGGAGCCCGTGCAGAGCCGCCGCCCGGACTTCCAGCCGCGCGAGTTCCTGCACCAACTGCGCGACCTCACCCAGAAGTCCGGCTCCGTCTACATCTTCGACGAGGTCATCACCGGCTTCCGCATGCACCCGGGCGGCGCGCAGGCCCTCTTCGGCGTGCAGGCGGACGTGGCCACCTACGGCAAGGTCGTGGGCGGCGGCATGCCCATTGGCGTCATCGCGGGCAAGCGCCCGTTCATGGACGCGCTGGACGGCGGCCACTGGCAGTTCGGCGACGACTCCGTCCCCACGGTGGGCGTGACGTACTTCGCCGGCACGTTCGTGCGCCACCCGCTGGCGCTCGCCGCCGCGAAGGCCGCGCTGGAGCACATGAAGGCCGCGGGCCCGGAGCTCCAGCGCAGCGTGAGCGCCAAGGCGGACACGCTCGCCACCACGCTCAACGCCTTCTTCGACGAGGTGGGCGCCCCGCTGCGCATCAAGCACTTCGGGTCGCTGTGGAAGACGTTCGTCACGTCGGACGTCGCCAACGCGGACCTGCTGTTCTGCCTGCTGCGCGACAAGGGCATCCACATCTGGGACGGCTTCCCGTGCTTCTTCACCACGGCGCACTCGGACGCGGACCTGCAGCGCCTCATCACCGCGTTCCAGGACAGCGTCACGGAGCTGCAGGACGCGGGCTTCCTGCCCGGCACAGCCCGTGCCCAGCAGCAGGTCCCCGCCGCCTTCGATTCCAACCAGCCCCCCGTCCCCGGCGCGCGCCTGGGGCGTGATCCGCAGGGCAACCCCGCCTGGTTCGTCCCGCACCCCACGGTGCCCGGCAAGTTCGTCAAGCTGAGCGAGACCCGATGA
- a CDS encoding alpha/beta hydrolase gives MKHPLVAGLVLGGVALLAMAAWVAVRSARYISQEVHPPRQPVGSPPKDAELAGLRDVAFQDRDGLQLKGWYLPPRDGALVVLVHGLSGNRTQLLPEARFLARAGYGLVLFDLGAHGESGGTVSTYGDREAAQVRAAVDFAALQPEVDVKRIGALGFSLGGYSVLKAAAEEPRLKAVVVEAAAVAPAQALQDELGHWGPLGLWPALGVMKRAGVDVDAVQPARDMAALAGRPVLLVAGESDPWVPDAALDDLLRQGQGPWEKWRVPGAGHESYLPISPEEYPRRVLAFFSRFL, from the coding sequence GTGAAGCATCCGCTCGTCGCCGGGCTGGTGCTGGGAGGCGTGGCCCTGCTGGCGATGGCGGCCTGGGTCGCGGTGCGCAGCGCGCGCTACATCTCCCAGGAGGTGCACCCGCCCCGGCAACCGGTGGGCAGTCCTCCAAAGGACGCGGAGCTCGCCGGCCTGCGTGACGTGGCGTTCCAGGACCGCGACGGCCTCCAGCTCAAGGGCTGGTACCTGCCGCCACGCGACGGGGCGCTCGTCGTCCTGGTCCATGGGCTGTCGGGCAACCGCACGCAGCTGTTGCCCGAGGCCCGCTTCCTGGCCCGGGCCGGGTACGGGCTGGTGCTCTTCGACCTGGGCGCGCACGGCGAGAGCGGCGGAACCGTGTCCACCTACGGTGACCGCGAGGCGGCCCAGGTGCGGGCGGCGGTGGACTTCGCCGCGCTCCAGCCGGAGGTGGACGTGAAGCGCATCGGCGCGCTCGGGTTCTCCCTGGGGGGCTACTCCGTGCTGAAGGCCGCGGCGGAGGAGCCGCGCCTCAAGGCCGTGGTGGTGGAGGCCGCGGCGGTGGCGCCCGCGCAGGCGCTCCAGGACGAACTGGGCCACTGGGGTCCCCTGGGGCTGTGGCCGGCGCTGGGGGTGATGAAGCGCGCGGGCGTGGACGTGGACGCCGTGCAGCCCGCGCGGGACATGGCCGCGCTCGCGGGCCGCCCCGTGCTGCTGGTGGCGGGCGAGTCGGATCCGTGGGTGCCCGACGCGGCCCTGGACGACCTGCTGCGCCAGGGACAGGGGCCCTGGGAGAAGTGGCGCGTGCCGGGCGCGGGGCACGAGAGCTACCTCCCGATTTCGCCCGAAGAATATCCACGCAGGGTGCTGGCGTTCTTCTCGCGCTTTCTCTGA
- a CDS encoding DUF885 domain-containing protein, with product MSSESVPQRGAASASLHALLEAEWQYSLQQYPTYASLLGDRRWNDRWDDLSLAALDADHQHSHAVLRRLQDVDRAALDSDADRLHLDLFRRMHETWIEEYGVKWHLLPLNQMGGLPEGLKQPPGLQTAYQLADTLRFETVRDYEDWVKRLEGFGAYADQVVALMREGMRQHRIHPRIVLQRIPPQLERQVVKDPTQSGFYGPFTRMPKDFSAEDARRLSQAGRDAITNTVVPALKRALDFVTSEYLPAAPETVGVWQFPDGEALYTVLARRHTTTRMTPEEIHAMGLAEVQRLRAEMDAVMARTGYTGTLQGFFEKLRTETRFYEPTGESLLARYRTLARRIDPLLPRLFRTMPKKPYVVEPIAEAMAPDVTTGFYFPAAADGSRPGTFQVNLYRPETRPVWEMVPLTLHEAVPGHHFQVSLASEQTDVPDFRRFTSYVAFDEGWALYSESLGDELGLYDDPHDKFGQLAYEMWRAVRLVVDTGLHAKRWTRKQALDFFMENAPRQELDVTNEVDRYIAWPGQALAYKVGQLRIRALRDRAEAALGARFDVKAFHDEVLLTGSLPLDVLEAKVDAWVARESA from the coding sequence ATGTCATCCGAGTCCGTCCCCCAGCGCGGCGCCGCGTCCGCTTCGCTGCACGCCCTGCTGGAAGCGGAGTGGCAGTACTCGCTCCAGCAGTACCCCACCTACGCGTCGCTCCTGGGGGACCGGCGCTGGAATGACCGGTGGGATGACCTGAGCCTCGCGGCGCTGGATGCGGATCATCAGCACAGCCACGCCGTGCTGCGCCGGTTGCAGGACGTGGACCGCGCCGCGCTGGACAGCGACGCGGACCGGCTGCACCTGGATCTCTTCCGCCGGATGCACGAGACCTGGATTGAGGAGTACGGGGTGAAGTGGCACCTCCTGCCCCTCAACCAGATGGGAGGCCTGCCGGAGGGGCTCAAGCAGCCGCCGGGGCTCCAGACGGCGTACCAGCTCGCGGACACCCTGCGCTTCGAGACGGTGCGGGACTACGAGGACTGGGTGAAGCGGCTGGAGGGCTTCGGCGCCTACGCGGATCAGGTGGTGGCGCTGATGCGCGAGGGCATGCGCCAGCACCGCATCCACCCGCGCATCGTGCTCCAGCGCATCCCGCCGCAGCTGGAGCGGCAGGTGGTGAAGGACCCGACGCAGAGCGGCTTCTACGGTCCCTTCACCCGCATGCCGAAGGACTTCTCCGCCGAGGACGCGCGGAGGCTTTCGCAGGCGGGCCGCGACGCCATCACGAACACGGTGGTGCCCGCGCTGAAGCGCGCCCTGGACTTCGTCACCTCGGAGTACCTGCCCGCCGCGCCGGAGACGGTGGGCGTGTGGCAGTTCCCGGACGGCGAAGCGCTGTATACGGTGCTCGCGCGCCGGCACACGACGACGCGGATGACGCCGGAGGAGATCCACGCGATGGGGCTCGCGGAGGTCCAGCGGCTGCGCGCGGAGATGGACGCGGTGATGGCGCGCACGGGCTACACCGGCACGCTCCAGGGCTTCTTCGAAAAGCTCCGCACGGAGACCCGCTTCTACGAGCCCACGGGCGAGTCGCTGCTCGCGCGCTACCGGACGCTGGCCCGCCGCATCGACCCGCTGCTCCCGCGGCTGTTCCGGACGATGCCGAAGAAGCCCTACGTCGTCGAACCCATCGCGGAGGCCATGGCCCCGGACGTGACGACGGGTTTCTACTTCCCGGCCGCCGCGGACGGCTCGCGCCCGGGCACCTTCCAGGTGAACCTCTACCGGCCGGAGACGCGGCCCGTCTGGGAGATGGTGCCCCTGACGCTGCACGAGGCCGTGCCCGGTCACCACTTCCAGGTGTCCCTGGCCTCCGAGCAGACGGACGTGCCGGACTTCCGCCGCTTCACGTCCTACGTGGCGTTTGACGAAGGCTGGGCGCTCTACAGCGAGTCCCTGGGCGACGAGCTGGGGCTGTACGACGACCCGCACGACAAGTTCGGCCAGCTGGCCTACGAGATGTGGCGCGCCGTGCGGCTGGTGGTGGACACCGGCCTGCACGCGAAGCGGTGGACGCGGAAGCAGGCGCTGGACTTCTTCATGGAGAACGCGCCGCGCCAGGAGCTGGACGTCACCAACGAGGTGGACCGCTACATCGCGTGGCCCGGCCAGGCGCTGGCGTACAAGGTCGGCCAGCTGCGCATCCGCGCGCTGCGAGACAGGGCGGAGGCCGCGCTGGGAGCGCGCTTCGACGTGAAGGCCTTCCACGACGAGGTGCTCCTGACAGGCTCCCTGCCGCTGGACGTGCTGGAGGCGAAGGTCGACGCGTGGGTGGCGCGGGAGTCCGCGTGA
- a CDS encoding NYN domain-containing protein — MQSARPAAASYVLIDAENVDWAVSNIVGRKPEPQDRVQFDRLVAFCDTYFPKPVRCVVVLNARGEQLPDAMIGFVRALKSAGCEVALLHGRPDQKVVDLGILKLLENIRTQRPQAAVGLASHDGADFAEALKPLLEEKRQVAVLGLREYVSQKFRELTPMGLKVVDLELNARVFQRPLPRLLPVNVDEFDPSLFV; from the coding sequence ATGCAATCCGCCCGCCCCGCCGCAGCATCCTACGTCCTCATCGACGCCGAGAACGTTGATTGGGCCGTCTCCAACATCGTCGGGCGCAAGCCCGAGCCCCAGGACCGGGTGCAGTTCGACCGGCTGGTTGCCTTCTGCGACACGTACTTCCCCAAGCCGGTGCGCTGCGTGGTGGTGCTCAACGCGCGCGGCGAGCAGCTGCCGGACGCGATGATTGGCTTCGTGCGCGCGCTGAAGTCCGCTGGCTGTGAGGTGGCGCTCCTGCACGGCCGTCCGGACCAGAAGGTCGTGGACCTGGGCATTCTCAAGCTGCTGGAGAACATCCGCACCCAGCGACCGCAGGCGGCGGTGGGCCTGGCCAGCCACGACGGCGCGGACTTCGCGGAGGCGCTCAAGCCCCTGCTGGAGGAGAAGCGCCAGGTCGCCGTGCTCGGCCTGCGCGAGTACGTGAGCCAGAAGTTCCGCGAGCTCACTCCCATGGGACTGAAGGTCGTCGACCTGGAGCTCAACGCCCGCGTGTTCCAGCGCCCCCTTCCCCGGCTGCTGCCGGTCAACGTGGACGAGTTCGATCCTTCGCTGTTCGTCTAG
- a CDS encoding LysR family transcriptional regulator → MDISWDDARLFLAIAETGSFSGAARRLRIGQPTVSRRLAALEYAVGSALFRRSVDGAALTSAGERLLVPAKKMAEWAGELHRAAESADSSPRGIVRVTATPYMSFDFVAPFAAYVSQKHPDLRLEVQSQIQYLDLGRGEADLALRGRPPTSADLKLVDTLEVPNAVFVSKALKARLPKKVSLQQLPWVAWAPPFEAVAPNPQLESMIPGFSPSFTADHYLVMLAAAEAGLGAMVMARMEHRFPRPTQLVPLELDLGPFSRSQTHLVCAKSALDIPRVRRVSELLLEEFQRIRLGR, encoded by the coding sequence ATGGATATCTCCTGGGACGACGCCCGGCTGTTCCTCGCCATCGCGGAGACGGGCAGCTTCAGCGGGGCCGCGCGGCGGCTGCGCATCGGACAGCCCACGGTGAGCCGGCGGCTGGCCGCGCTGGAGTACGCGGTGGGCTCGGCGCTGTTCCGCCGGAGCGTGGATGGCGCGGCACTCACGTCGGCGGGAGAGCGGCTGCTCGTGCCCGCGAAGAAGATGGCGGAGTGGGCCGGAGAGCTGCACCGCGCGGCGGAGTCCGCGGACAGCTCGCCCCGGGGCATCGTGCGCGTGACGGCCACGCCCTACATGAGCTTCGACTTCGTGGCCCCCTTCGCCGCCTACGTCTCCCAGAAGCACCCGGACCTGCGCCTGGAGGTGCAATCCCAGATTCAATACCTGGACCTGGGACGCGGCGAGGCGGACCTCGCGCTGCGCGGACGGCCTCCCACCAGCGCGGACCTGAAGCTCGTGGACACGCTGGAGGTCCCCAACGCCGTCTTCGTGTCCAAGGCCCTCAAGGCCCGCCTGCCGAAGAAGGTGTCGCTCCAGCAGCTGCCCTGGGTGGCCTGGGCGCCTCCCTTCGAAGCCGTCGCGCCCAACCCCCAGCTGGAGTCGATGATCCCCGGCTTCAGTCCGTCATTCACGGCGGACCACTACCTGGTGATGCTCGCCGCGGCGGAGGCGGGCCTGGGCGCGATGGTGATGGCGCGCATGGAGCACCGCTTCCCCCGCCCCACGCAGCTGGTACCGCTGGAGCTGGACCTGGGCCCCTTCTCCCGGAGCCAGACCCACCTGGTGTGCGCGAAGTCCGCGCTGGATATTCCCCGCGTGCGGCGCGTGTCGGAGCTGTTGTTGGAGGAGTTCCAACGAATTCGCCTGGGTCGATGA